One segment of Solanum stenotomum isolate F172 chromosome 1, ASM1918654v1, whole genome shotgun sequence DNA contains the following:
- the LOC125844875 gene encoding scarecrow-like protein 22 produces the protein MKGMPLPFEFEGKGVLELDVLFNKNSILNSWNNHNSSKESSSCCYFVNSPSAVLDTIRSPRPINSSSTLSSSLGGGGGGGGGTASTDTAGGGGVAAVSANPSSKWQQQQQDNTTATSSNVGAESELQQVQPPSSLEMGAASAAAATGGEKCAMEEWEGGLSESVMASPCQEQSILRWIMGDVDDPSMANLNKVLQVSGTGDYEFNGGFGVVDQGFGVDPVGQIGSFMPAISSSVSVSSSSFPTNRMNSDKIGLVSNPPTNLPQNPIFPSLSNNLGPIAFGQTQQQPFESTDLKPHNFNSQFLINQHQTQIPQNPSFLLPLPFAQQEQNLVLPPQAKRHNPGTMGGLEPGSQISKGLFLDAGHQQPAPSQGLAHQLQLLPHFRPGAMGTKPKMVGEEMGQFHQLQQQQQQQQQAIIDQLFKAAELVQTGNPVLAQGILARLNHQLSPIGKPFYRAAFYCKEALQLLLHANTNNLNPSMASSPFSLIFKIGAYKSFSEISPVAQFANFTCNQALLEVLDGFERIHIVDFDIGYGGQWASLMQELALRSGGAPTLKITALASPSTHDQLELGLTRENLIHFASEINMAFEFEILSIDSLNSTSWSLPPLVSENEAIAVNLPVCSLSSYQLSLPLVLRFVKQLSPRIVVSVDRGCDRTDLPFPNHVIQALQSYSNLLESLDAVNVNFDALQKIERFLLQPGIERIVMGRFRSPEKTQHWRSLFLSSGFSPLSLSNFTESQAECVVKRTPVRGFHVEKRQSSLVLCWQRKELISASAWRC, from the coding sequence ATGAAGGGGATGCCCTTACCCTTTGAATTTGAGGGGAAGGGGGTGTTAGAATTAGACGTTCTGTTCAATAAAAATAGTATCTTGAATTCTTGGAATAACCACAATAGCAGCAAAGAAAGTAGTAGTTGTTGTTACTTTGTAAATAGTCCAAGTGCTGTCCTGGATACTATAAGGAGTCCAAGGCCTATTAATTCCTCTTCAACCCTGTCTTCATCTttgggtggtggtggtggtggtggtggaggcaCTGCTTCCACAGACACTGCAGGAGGCGGAGGTGTGGCGGCAGTTTCTGCAAACCCATCTTCTAAATGGCAGCAGCAGCAACAAGACAATACTACTGCTACAAGCTCCAATGTGGGAGCTGAATCTGAGCTTCAACAAGTTCAACCCCCATCTTCTCTTGAGATGGGTGCTGCTTCTGCAGCTGCTGCCACAGGAGGGGAGAAATGTGCTATGGAGGAGTGGGAAGGAGGGTTATCAGAGTCTGTAATGGCTTCACCTTGCCAAGAACAGTCTATACTAAGGTGGATCATGGGAGATGTGGATGACCCTTCCATGGCTAACTTGAACAAGGTTTTGCAGGTTAGTGGTACAGGGGACTATGAATTCAATGGAGGATTTGGGGTTGTGGATCAAGGATTTGGTGTAGACCCAGTTGGCCAAATTGGTAGTTTTATGCCTGCAATTAGCTCATCTGTTTCTGtgtcaagttcaagttttccTACCAACAGAATGAACAGTGACAAGATTGGCTTGGTCTCTAACCCACCCACAAATCTCCCTCAAAATCCAATCTTTCCTTCATTGTCTAACAATCTTGGGCCAATTGCTTTCGGCCAGACACAGCAACAGCCGTTTGAGAGCACAGATTTGAAGCCTCATAATTTCAATTCACAGTTCTTGATAAACCAGCACCAAACACAGATTCCTCAGAACCCATCGTTTCTTTTGCCACTACCATTTGCACAACAGGAACAAAATCTTGTCTTGCCACCGCAGGCGAAACGACACAACCCCGGGACCATGGGAGGGCTTGAACCGGGCTCTCAGATCTCCAAAGGATTGTTTTTAGATGCAGGGCACCAGCAGCCAGCACCATCTCAGGGGCTTGCTCATCAGCTCCAGCTACTTCCCCATTTTAGGCCAGGAGCAATGGGGACAAAGCCAAAGATGGTGGGGGAAGAAATGGGTCAGTTtcatcaactacaacaacagcagcagcagcaacaacaagCGATTATTGACCAGCTATTCAAAGCTGCAGAGCTGGTCCAGACCGGGAATCCGGTACTCGCGCAAGGGATATTGGCGCGGCTCAATCACCAGCTCTCTCCAATTGGTAAGCCTTTCTATAGGGCTGCTTTTTATTGCAAGGAAGCTTTACAATTGCTACTCCATGCCAACACCAACAACTTGAACCCATCTATGGCCTCTTCGCCTTTTAGTCTCATTTTCAAGATTGGTGCCTATAAGTCCTTCTCTGAGATCTCACCAGTTGCACAGTTTGCTAATTTTACTTGTAACCAAGCCCTGCTTGAGGTCTTGGATGGGTTTGAAAGAATTCATATTGTAGATTTCGATATCGGTTATGGTGGGCAATGGGCCTCCCTTATGCAAGAGCTTGCCTTGAGAAGTGGTGGCGCACCTACTCTGAAAATAACTGCATTAGCCTCACCATCCACACATGACCAGCTAGAGCTTGGACTCACCAGAGAAAATTTGATCCATTTTGCTAGTGAAATCAATATGGCatttgagtttgaaattttaagcATTGATTCTTTAAATTCAACGTCATGGTCACTGCCTCCTTTAGTCTCAGAGAATGAGGCAATTGCTGTCAATCTTCCAGTTTGCTCGCTTTCAAGCTATCAGTTGTCCCTTCCATTGGTTCTTCGTTTTGTGAAGCAGTTGTCACCTAGGATTGTGGTTTCTGTGGACAGAGGTTGTGACCGGACTGACCTACCATTTCCAAACCATGTAATCCAAGCCCTTCAGTCCTACTCAAACCTTCTTGAGTCACTAGATGCTGTAAATGTGAATTTCGATGCCCTCCAAAAGATTGAAAGGTTCTTGCTCCAACCAGGAATTGAAAGAATTGTAATGGGTCGTTTTCGTTCCCCTGAAAAGACGCAGCATTGGAGGTCACTGTTTTTGTCATCTGGATTCTCCCCATTATCTCTCAGCAATTTTACAGAATCACAGGCCGAGTGTGTAGTCAAGAGGACTCCTGTTCGAGGTTTCCATGTGGAGAAGAGGCAGTCTTCACTTGTTCTCTGCTGGCAGCGGAAGGAGCTCATCTCAGCTTCAGCTTGGAGGTGCTGA